In Actinomyces weissii, a genomic segment contains:
- the rfbB gene encoding dTDP-glucose 4,6-dehydratase codes for MHVLITGGAGFIGANFVHQTLNRFPDAQVTVLDKLTYAGNQGSLADVADRVNLVVGDIADTDTVDPLVAAADVVVHFAAESHNDNSLRDPSPFIRTNLVGTFTLLEAVRRHQVRFHHVSTDEVYGDLELDDPAKFTPTTPYNPSSPYSASKAGSDLLVRAWVRSFGVEATISNCSNNYGPYQHIEKFIPRQVTNLIDGVRPKLYGAGENVRDWIHVLDHNDAVWDIIEKGRIGETYLIGADGEKNNKEVVELILELMGFDKDDYEHVNDRPGHDMRYAIDNSKLVSELGWEPKFTDFRSGLQATIDWYRANEAWWRPLKAEVEAKYAAQGQ; via the coding sequence ATGCACGTCCTCATCACGGGCGGCGCCGGGTTCATCGGCGCCAACTTCGTCCACCAGACCCTCAACCGCTTCCCCGACGCCCAGGTGACGGTCCTGGACAAGCTCACCTACGCGGGCAACCAGGGCTCCCTGGCCGACGTCGCCGACCGCGTGAACCTGGTAGTAGGCGACATCGCGGACACGGACACGGTGGACCCGCTGGTGGCCGCCGCCGACGTCGTGGTCCACTTCGCGGCGGAGTCCCACAACGACAACTCCCTGCGGGACCCCTCCCCCTTCATCCGCACCAACCTGGTGGGCACCTTCACCCTGCTGGAGGCGGTGCGCCGTCACCAGGTCCGCTTCCACCACGTATCCACCGACGAGGTCTACGGGGACCTGGAGCTGGACGACCCCGCCAAGTTCACCCCCACCACCCCCTACAACCCCTCCTCCCCCTACTCCGCCTCCAAGGCCGGCTCCGACCTGCTGGTGCGGGCCTGGGTGCGCTCCTTCGGGGTGGAGGCCACGATCTCCAACTGCTCCAACAACTACGGGCCCTACCAGCACATCGAGAAGTTCATCCCCCGCCAGGTCACCAACCTGATCGACGGCGTGAGGCCCAAGCTCTACGGCGCCGGGGAGAACGTGCGCGACTGGATCCACGTGCTGGACCACAACGACGCCGTCTGGGACATCATCGAGAAGGGCCGGATCGGCGAGACCTACCTGATCGGGGCGGACGGGGAGAAGAACAACAAGGAGGTCGTCGAGCTCATCCTGGAGCTGATGGGCTTCGACAAGGACGACTACGAGCACGTCAACGACCGCCCCGGCCACGACATGCGCTACGCCATCGACAACTCCAAGCTGGTCAGCGAGCTCGGCTGGGAGCCGAAGTTCACCGACTTCCGCTCCGGCCTGCAGGCCACCATCGACTGGTACCGGGCCAACGAGGCCTGGTGGCGCCCGCTGAAGGCCGAGGTCGAGGCCAAGTACGCCGCCCAGGGCCAGTGA
- a CDS encoding helix-turn-helix domain-containing protein, whose translation MGTVKDFAELGARVRQVRMGVGLDQSELAGACGLERSALSRIESGYRKVSALELSRIAEALKVSLVDLVAVPEPDVVAARKPVGEGATPKERKEFRAELELDRAWRDLCQLREAGLISPAQLSFGGQGVSSREQAQQTAREVRSFLAAGDEPLEGMADVAAEVGLWIRTTKADIDGVSMTPEPGLGVALVYEGLDPGRRRATVAHEIGHHVFGDTYEAAGHYNRPAEGERLVDDFAAELLLPQAAVRKLQEVSRDALVDLAASYRVSWSLVIKTARILGLDLSQVEAGMNPADADFLRVTGALPGEDVCPPGLARPWIKACATALEQNLITPARASEMTAGVLRG comes from the coding sequence ATGGGGACTGTCAAGGACTTTGCAGAGCTCGGTGCCCGAGTCAGGCAGGTGCGCATGGGCGTGGGACTGGACCAGAGTGAGCTGGCAGGTGCTTGTGGCCTGGAACGCAGCGCGCTGTCCAGGATCGAGTCTGGATACAGGAAGGTCTCGGCTCTGGAGCTCTCCAGGATCGCGGAGGCGCTCAAGGTCTCTCTCGTGGACCTGGTAGCTGTCCCTGAGCCGGATGTGGTCGCGGCGCGTAAGCCAGTAGGTGAGGGCGCGACCCCCAAGGAGCGGAAGGAGTTTCGCGCCGAGCTGGAGCTGGACCGGGCCTGGCGGGACCTGTGCCAGCTCCGGGAGGCGGGGCTCATCTCTCCCGCTCAGTTGTCCTTCGGTGGGCAAGGGGTGTCTAGCCGCGAGCAGGCCCAGCAGACGGCCCGAGAGGTGCGCAGCTTCCTCGCTGCGGGTGATGAGCCGCTTGAGGGCATGGCAGACGTCGCCGCTGAGGTAGGTCTGTGGATCCGCACCACGAAGGCTGACATCGACGGCGTCTCCATGACCCCGGAGCCGGGGCTCGGGGTTGCCCTGGTGTACGAGGGGCTTGACCCGGGGCGGCGGCGAGCCACCGTGGCGCACGAGATCGGTCACCACGTCTTTGGGGACACCTATGAGGCGGCCGGGCACTACAACCGCCCGGCGGAGGGGGAGCGGCTTGTTGACGACTTCGCTGCCGAGCTGCTTCTACCTCAGGCCGCAGTAAGGAAACTGCAGGAAGTGTCCCGGGACGCCCTGGTGGATCTGGCCGCCAGCTACCGTGTCTCCTGGTCACTGGTCATTAAGACGGCAAGGATTCTAGGCCTGGACCTGTCGCAAGTAGAGGCGGGTATGAACCCGGCTGACGCGGACTTCCTGCGGGTAACGGGAGCCTTGCCGGGGGAGGACGTGTGCCCGCCAGGGCTGGCTCGGCCCTGGATCAAGGCCTGTGCCACGGCCTTGGAGCAGAACCTGATCACCCCGGCCCGGGCCTCTGAGATGACGGCTGGGGTGCTCCGTGGCTGA
- a CDS encoding DUF6541 family protein codes for MTSRLWPTEALRALGPLFARAVIAPAAGVALLALVLGAGGAPESSWWATVPVTVAAVVGLLLPGWLVAQAWGLRGLTAAGAAPAFTGGLVTLATLLAPPLGWAWERAQLLTGPFGWLWGLAVLLGLATRLLPAPPEAPSLQPEPLTRAGRLLVGGALALAVSLTGLPVLRATGSLDSPLQASDAVYHLSVTAFIRAEGDASPFGATAPMYDGDRFYYPSLWHALAALLPGSVVAGANVLVLVLAALVWPLGMAALLREVLADRDGADPAWAQADGLWLALGVALSGSVVSVLLLLTSVWPYALSVCLLPGCLALVQLACRPGTLGLRGRSRALGLLGLAALGVVGAHGTGAFNLLVLAGPLVLAALTAPVGRLWCRGGRGRLVLGGLAAGGLVLLAAGAWLMRDSLASVFGYERPPGNIPETLYAVVADHPLLATFTPYVPGNALVFLLAAGAVGAGWRACAVLRRWAVGTGLALVLLLLAAGTQWPLRVLAGPWYTQRARLMVLVSIGLLVLAVLGAQELARRWQGVPGWRAALTTPPGRLPLVLLVLSLVLAPAWRWGLRQEVVAAVHDPQRISYGTMLSADELALLRRAPGLLPEDAVVVGNPSNGSAYLWSVAGVRVVYPSRLVPWSEELAWLGEHLHELGSNPQVCEVLRRRGVAYYYSDDAPADGATGGGRQPLWGPHLEEVPREHLELVGSADSGGGTAALWRITACG; via the coding sequence ATGACCTCACGTCTGTGGCCCACCGAGGCGCTGCGGGCCCTGGGGCCCCTGTTCGCCCGCGCCGTGATCGCCCCGGCTGCCGGGGTGGCGCTGCTGGCGCTGGTCCTGGGGGCCGGAGGCGCCCCGGAGAGCTCCTGGTGGGCGACGGTCCCGGTGACGGTGGCCGCGGTGGTGGGCCTGCTGCTGCCCGGCTGGTTGGTGGCCCAGGCCTGGGGGCTGCGTGGTCTGACCGCCGCCGGGGCCGCGCCAGCGTTCACCGGCGGGCTGGTGACCCTGGCGACCCTGCTGGCGCCGCCGCTGGGGTGGGCCTGGGAGCGTGCCCAGCTGCTCACAGGGCCCTTCGGCTGGCTGTGGGGGCTGGCGGTGCTGCTGGGGCTGGCCACCCGCCTCCTGCCCGCGCCGCCGGAGGCGCCCAGCCTCCAGCCAGAGCCCCTGACCCGGGCTGGGCGCCTGCTGGTGGGAGGGGCGCTGGCGCTCGCGGTCAGCCTCACGGGCCTGCCCGTGCTGCGGGCCACCGGCTCCCTGGACTCGCCGCTGCAGGCCTCCGACGCCGTCTACCACCTGTCGGTCACCGCCTTCATCCGGGCCGAAGGCGACGCCAGCCCCTTTGGGGCCACCGCCCCCATGTACGACGGGGACCGCTTCTACTACCCGAGCCTGTGGCACGCTCTGGCGGCCCTGCTGCCCGGCAGCGTGGTGGCGGGTGCGAACGTGCTGGTGCTGGTGCTGGCGGCGCTGGTCTGGCCGTTGGGGATGGCCGCCCTGCTCCGGGAGGTGCTGGCCGACCGTGACGGCGCGGACCCGGCCTGGGCCCAGGCTGACGGCCTTTGGCTGGCTCTGGGCGTGGCGTTGTCGGGCTCGGTGGTCTCGGTGCTGCTGCTGCTCACCAGCGTCTGGCCCTACGCCCTGTCCGTGTGCCTGCTGCCCGGCTGCCTGGCGCTGGTGCAGCTGGCCTGCCGCCCGGGGACCTTGGGGCTGCGGGGGCGCAGCCGGGCGCTGGGGCTGCTGGGCCTGGCTGCCCTGGGGGTCGTGGGGGCGCACGGTACCGGGGCCTTCAACCTGCTGGTCCTGGCCGGGCCGCTGGTGCTGGCGGCCCTGACCGCCCCGGTGGGTCGCCTGTGGTGCCGAGGCGGGCGGGGGCGGCTGGTGCTCGGTGGCCTGGCAGCTGGGGGGCTGGTGCTGCTCGCGGCGGGCGCCTGGCTCATGCGGGACTCCCTGGCCTCGGTCTTTGGCTACGAGCGCCCGCCGGGGAACATCCCGGAGACCCTCTACGCGGTGGTCGCGGACCACCCGCTGCTGGCCACCTTCACCCCTTACGTGCCCGGCAATGCCCTGGTGTTCCTGCTGGCGGCCGGGGCGGTGGGGGCTGGCTGGCGCGCCTGCGCGGTGCTGCGCCGCTGGGCGGTGGGCACGGGGCTGGCCCTGGTGCTGCTGCTCCTGGCTGCCGGGACCCAGTGGCCGCTGCGGGTGCTGGCGGGTCCCTGGTACACCCAGCGGGCGCGCCTGATGGTGCTGGTGAGCATCGGCCTGCTGGTGCTGGCGGTGCTGGGGGCCCAGGAGCTGGCCCGGCGCTGGCAGGGGGTGCCTGGCTGGCGTGCGGCTTTGACCACCCCGCCCGGGCGCCTGCCCCTGGTGCTGCTGGTGCTGTCCCTGGTGCTAGCGCCCGCCTGGCGCTGGGGCCTGCGCCAGGAGGTGGTGGCCGCCGTCCACGACCCGCAGCGGATCTCCTACGGCACCATGCTCTCGGCCGACGAGCTGGCGCTTCTCCGGCGCGCCCCAGGGCTGCTGCCTGAGGACGCCGTCGTGGTGGGCAACCCCTCCAACGGCAGCGCCTACCTTTGGAGCGTGGCCGGGGTACGGGTGGTCTACCCCTCCCGGCTGGTGCCCTGGAGCGAGGAGCTGGCCTGGCTGGGGGAGCACCTGCACGAGCTGGGTAGCAACCCGCAGGTCTGTGAGGTACTGCGACGGCGGGGCGTGGCCTACTACTACTCCGACGACGCCCCCGCCGACGGCGCCACGGGGGGCGGCCGCCAGCCCCTTTGGGGGCCGCACCTGGAGGAGGTGCCCCGCGAGCACCTGGAGCTGGTTGGCTCGGCGGACTCTGGCGGGGGCACCGCCGCCCTGTGGCGGATCACCGCCTGCGGCTAG
- a CDS encoding glycosyltransferase family 2 protein, producing the protein MAHHSDAPLAQAPTSAPPLDDAWPVIPLFNEGPVIRKVVESVRQVFPHVVVVDDGSQDDSVQQARLAGATVLRHPINLGQGAALQTGFQYLLERTDARYAVTFDADGQHRVQDAAAMVQAARSEDLGFVLGSRFLDGSTKVSLAKRAVLGAATWVSSRSTGMRLTDAHNGLRVLRRDAMARLELSQNRMAHASEIINQLARTGLPWREHPVQIAYTDYSKAKGQSLWNSVNILVDLVFS; encoded by the coding sequence GTGGCTCACCACTCTGACGCTCCCTTGGCGCAGGCCCCGACGTCGGCCCCGCCACTGGATGACGCCTGGCCGGTCATCCCCCTGTTCAACGAAGGGCCGGTGATCCGTAAGGTCGTGGAGTCCGTACGGCAGGTCTTCCCACACGTGGTAGTGGTGGACGACGGCTCCCAGGACGACTCTGTGCAGCAGGCCCGCCTGGCCGGGGCCACGGTGCTGCGCCACCCCATCAACCTGGGGCAGGGAGCGGCCCTGCAGACAGGTTTCCAGTACCTGCTGGAGCGCACTGACGCCCGCTACGCGGTCACCTTCGACGCTGACGGGCAGCACAGAGTCCAGGACGCCGCCGCCATGGTGCAGGCTGCCCGCAGCGAGGACCTGGGCTTCGTGCTGGGCTCCCGCTTCCTGGACGGCAGCACCAAGGTCAGCCTGGCGAAGCGGGCGGTGCTGGGTGCGGCTACCTGGGTGTCCTCCCGCAGCACGGGTATGCGTCTCACCGACGCGCACAACGGCCTGCGGGTACTACGCCGGGACGCCATGGCCCGGCTGGAGCTGAGCCAGAACCGGATGGCCCACGCCTCCGAGATCATCAACCAGCTGGCGCGTACCGGGCTGCCGTGGCGGGAGCACCCAGTCCAGATCGCGTATACGGACTACTCCAAGGCCAAGGGGCAGTCCCTGTGGAACTCGGTGAACATCCTGGTGGACCTGGTCTTCTCCTGA
- a CDS encoding DUF2304 domain-containing protein has product MGPQIVIQTILITAVCLVGWMLLRSPGGDRHLAGRRLVTLAFVVFAVVTIIFPSLTGHLAHLVGVGRGTDLLLYALVVAFLVQMLSSFRRNAALERQLTRLARRVALDGAPAPAEPPTERGPRSGDA; this is encoded by the coding sequence TTGGGCCCACAGATCGTCATCCAGACCATCCTGATAACCGCCGTCTGCCTGGTGGGCTGGATGCTTCTGCGCTCCCCCGGCGGGGACCGCCACCTGGCAGGACGGCGCCTGGTGACCCTGGCCTTCGTGGTCTTCGCCGTCGTGACCATTATCTTCCCCAGCCTGACCGGCCACCTGGCGCACCTGGTGGGGGTGGGCCGGGGCACGGACCTGCTGCTCTACGCCCTGGTGGTGGCCTTCCTGGTGCAGATGCTCTCCTCCTTCCGGCGCAACGCCGCCCTGGAGCGGCAGCTGACGCGCCTGGCCCGGCGGGTGGCCCTGGACGGCGCTCCGGCTCCAGCCGAGCCCCCCACCGAGCGGGGTCCGAGGTCCGGTGACGCGTAG
- a CDS encoding glycosyltransferase family 2 protein: MPGTKGTDAPVRVVTVAYNPGEELAHFLDSLEQATTRPLHVVIADNGQQHELVDALAARHGAQVVRDGHNHGYGGGANRGAADLTEDWLVVANPDLVWRPGSLDVLIDTALAHPEAGCLGPRILNTDGSVYPSGRQLPSLFKGAGHAVLGRVWPGNPFSKAYHGLNQDTVHAVGWLSGACLLLPAEVWRALGGFDDGYFMFFEDTDLGARVTALGRLNLQVPQAVVVHEQGASWKARPERMIRAHHASARRYFHRAYPAWWQAPARWAVDAGLRVREQAEVRRSQKPRKS; the protein is encoded by the coding sequence GTGCCCGGGACGAAGGGCACAGACGCGCCTGTCCGCGTCGTCACCGTCGCCTACAACCCGGGTGAGGAGCTGGCGCACTTCCTGGACTCGCTGGAGCAGGCCACCACCCGGCCGCTGCACGTGGTCATCGCGGACAACGGGCAGCAGCACGAGCTGGTTGACGCGCTGGCCGCCCGGCACGGCGCGCAGGTGGTGCGCGACGGGCACAACCACGGCTACGGCGGCGGAGCGAACCGCGGTGCCGCAGACCTGACGGAGGACTGGCTGGTGGTGGCCAACCCGGACCTGGTGTGGCGCCCCGGCAGCCTGGACGTGCTGATAGACACCGCGCTGGCCCACCCGGAGGCTGGCTGCCTGGGGCCCCGGATCCTCAACACGGACGGCAGCGTGTACCCCTCGGGGCGGCAGCTACCTTCCCTGTTCAAGGGGGCGGGGCACGCGGTGCTGGGGCGCGTGTGGCCCGGCAACCCCTTCTCCAAGGCCTACCACGGCCTCAACCAGGACACCGTGCACGCCGTGGGCTGGCTCTCGGGGGCCTGCCTGCTGCTGCCCGCAGAGGTCTGGCGCGCGCTGGGCGGCTTTGACGACGGCTACTTCATGTTCTTTGAGGACACCGACCTGGGGGCCCGGGTAACAGCCTTAGGGCGCCTGAACCTGCAGGTGCCCCAGGCCGTCGTCGTCCATGAGCAGGGCGCCAGCTGGAAGGCCCGCCCGGAGCGGATGATCCGGGCCCACCACGCCTCGGCCCGCCGCTACTTCCACCGCGCCTACCCGGCCTGGTGGCAGGCGCCCGCGCGCTGGGCGGTGGACGCCGGGCTACGGGTGCGGGAGCAGGCGGAGGTGCGGCGGTCCCAGAAGCCCAGGAAGAGTTGA
- a CDS encoding LCP family protein → MIEHVPAPRNRRYRHADRDPRTSLPRRIGLAALAVVLFLTSGAAFALHDLQSKVRTVDLAALLGSERADNGSKDAYKGQAVNILVLGSDTRAGSNNVDGSQGSEEVAVARSDTAMVMHLSADRSRVDVVSIPRDTLVSIPSCTLRDKTSSAPQDDTMFNQAFATGAGTGTDTTAIGLGAACAIKTVEAMSGIVIHEFVVVDFSGLERMVDALDGVGVYVTEEIDDPHYTGAQFSVGCHHMSGAEALQYARVRHGVSNGSDTSRIGRQQNLMGAMIRAAVSKNLLTNLDDLYSFASAGLSTLTVSKGIGSLSTLAGLAKSVSDVGMDKINFIALPTTEAPWDPNRLVPTQDANRVWKALKKDEPVPSSTVSAQGDGTVNTPTPEDSTAPQATEEPEATQVPENQDQAPAPATEPNPAAQCK, encoded by the coding sequence ATGATCGAGCACGTGCCAGCACCTAGGAACCGGCGCTACCGCCACGCAGACCGTGACCCGCGTACCTCCCTGCCGAGACGGATCGGGTTGGCCGCGCTAGCCGTAGTGCTCTTCCTGACCTCCGGGGCCGCATTCGCGCTGCACGACCTGCAGTCCAAGGTCCGTACCGTGGACCTGGCCGCGCTGCTCGGCTCAGAGAGGGCCGACAACGGCTCCAAGGACGCCTACAAGGGGCAGGCAGTCAACATCCTGGTGCTGGGCTCGGACACCCGGGCCGGCAGCAACAACGTGGACGGCTCCCAGGGCTCTGAGGAGGTCGCGGTGGCCCGCTCGGACACCGCGATGGTCATGCACCTGTCCGCCGACCGCAGCCGCGTGGACGTCGTCTCGATCCCCCGCGACACCCTGGTGTCGATCCCCAGCTGCACCCTGCGGGACAAGACGAGCTCCGCCCCGCAGGACGACACCATGTTCAACCAGGCCTTCGCCACCGGCGCGGGCACCGGCACGGACACCACGGCGATCGGCCTGGGTGCCGCCTGCGCCATCAAGACGGTCGAGGCCATGAGCGGCATCGTCATCCACGAGTTCGTGGTGGTGGACTTCTCCGGCCTGGAGCGCATGGTGGACGCCCTGGACGGCGTCGGCGTCTACGTCACCGAGGAGATCGACGACCCGCACTACACGGGCGCCCAGTTCTCCGTGGGCTGCCACCACATGTCAGGGGCGGAGGCGCTGCAGTACGCGCGCGTGCGCCACGGCGTCAGCAACGGCTCTGACACGAGCCGGATCGGGCGCCAGCAGAACCTCATGGGGGCGATGATCCGTGCCGCCGTCTCCAAGAACCTGCTGACCAACCTGGACGACCTGTACTCCTTCGCCTCCGCCGGGCTGAGCACCCTGACCGTCTCCAAGGGCATCGGCTCCCTGAGCACCCTGGCGGGACTGGCCAAGAGCGTCTCCGACGTCGGCATGGACAAGATCAACTTCATCGCCCTGCCCACCACCGAGGCCCCCTGGGACCCCAACCGGCTGGTGCCTACCCAGGACGCCAACCGCGTGTGGAAGGCCCTCAAGAAGGACGAGCCGGTCCCTTCCTCCACCGTGTCTGCCCAGGGTGACGGGACGGTAAACACCCCCACCCCCGAGGACAGCACCGCTCCCCAGGCCACGGAGGAGCCGGAGGCCACCCAGGTACCTGAGAACCAGGACCAGGCCCCCGCGCCGGCCACCGAGCCCAACCCGGCGGCCCAGTGCAAGTGA
- a CDS encoding LCP family protein — protein MRRALLLALVVLLVLATARAALLWQQVNSSLNRVDVLSGAPGTPGDTWLIVGSDSRADGSLDDGTEGARADSIMLLHKAPNGTAALVSLPRDTYVEVPGHGGDKINSAYSYGGGALLVETVEELSGLTVDHYTEVGMAGVQEIVDAVGGVELCLDYDVEDQDSGLVWDTAQGECQQVDGTKALAYSRMRKSDPSGDIGRASRQRSVISKLVRKAASPGVLASPSGQDSLVEAGTGP, from the coding sequence GTGCGGCGGGCCCTGCTCCTGGCCCTGGTGGTGCTGCTGGTGCTGGCCACCGCCCGGGCGGCCCTGCTGTGGCAGCAGGTCAACTCCTCCCTGAACCGGGTGGACGTGCTCTCCGGGGCCCCTGGCACCCCTGGGGACACCTGGCTGATCGTGGGCTCCGACTCCCGGGCCGACGGCTCCCTGGACGACGGCACCGAGGGTGCCCGCGCCGACTCGATCATGCTGCTGCACAAGGCCCCTAACGGCACCGCCGCACTGGTCTCCCTGCCCCGCGACACCTATGTGGAGGTCCCTGGGCACGGCGGCGACAAGATCAACTCCGCCTACTCCTACGGGGGCGGGGCGCTGCTGGTGGAGACGGTTGAGGAGCTTAGCGGCCTAACCGTGGACCACTACACCGAGGTCGGCATGGCCGGGGTGCAGGAGATCGTCGACGCCGTCGGCGGGGTGGAGCTGTGCCTGGACTACGACGTCGAGGACCAGGACTCCGGGCTGGTGTGGGACACCGCCCAGGGCGAGTGCCAGCAGGTGGACGGCACCAAGGCCCTGGCCTACTCCCGTATGCGCAAGTCCGACCCCAGCGGGGACATCGGGCGGGCCAGCCGCCAGCGCAGCGTCATCTCCAAGCTGGTGCGTAAGGCCGCCTCCCCCGGCGTCCTGGCCTCCCCATCCGGGCAGGACTCCCTGGTCGAGGCGGGCACGGGGCCCTGA
- the galE gene encoding UDP-glucose 4-epimerase GalE: MSILVAGGAGYIGAHVVRLLLERGEQVVVVDDFSYGSPSRVEGATLVELDVATGEAASTLAGAMEQHGVTAVIHFAARKQVGESVERPAWYYQQNVGGLANMLAAMEQAGVKQMIFSSSAAVYGMPPVEVVQEDIDCRPINPYGETKLIGEWMMADCERAWGLRWAGLRYFNVAGSGWDDLGDMATLNLIPMVLDRLAKGDTPKIFGTDYPTPDGTCIRDYIHVKDLAVAHIAALDYLAGGRDMEEHVFNVGTGQGSSVREVVSKVIAATGLDVEPEELPRRAGDPPQLIGDASRIGRVLGWQAQYDLDDIVSSSFASWQADPARPHLA, from the coding sequence ATGAGCATTCTTGTTGCTGGAGGCGCTGGGTACATCGGCGCGCACGTGGTCCGTCTGCTGCTGGAGCGTGGGGAGCAGGTCGTAGTGGTTGACGACTTCTCCTACGGCTCACCGAGCCGGGTGGAGGGGGCCACGCTGGTGGAGCTGGACGTGGCCACGGGCGAGGCTGCCAGCACCCTGGCCGGGGCTATGGAGCAGCACGGGGTGACGGCGGTCATCCACTTCGCGGCGCGCAAGCAGGTGGGGGAGTCGGTGGAGCGCCCCGCCTGGTACTACCAGCAGAACGTGGGTGGCCTGGCCAACATGCTGGCGGCCATGGAGCAGGCGGGGGTCAAGCAGATGATCTTCTCCTCCTCCGCCGCGGTCTACGGCATGCCGCCGGTGGAGGTGGTCCAGGAGGACATCGACTGCCGCCCCATCAACCCCTACGGGGAGACCAAGCTGATCGGCGAGTGGATGATGGCGGACTGCGAGCGGGCCTGGGGCCTGCGCTGGGCGGGGCTGCGCTACTTCAACGTGGCGGGCTCCGGCTGGGACGACCTGGGGGACATGGCCACCCTGAACCTGATCCCTATGGTCCTGGACCGCCTGGCCAAGGGTGACACCCCCAAGATCTTCGGCACTGACTACCCCACCCCGGACGGGACCTGCATCAGGGACTACATCCACGTCAAGGACCTGGCCGTGGCGCATATCGCCGCCCTGGACTACCTGGCTGGTGGCCGCGACATGGAGGAGCACGTCTTCAACGTGGGCACGGGCCAGGGCTCCTCGGTGCGCGAGGTGGTCTCCAAGGTCATCGCCGCCACCGGCCTGGACGTGGAGCCGGAGGAGCTGCCCCGCCGCGCCGGTGACCCGCCGCAGCTGATCGGTGACGCCTCCCGCATCGGGCGGGTGCTGGGCTGGCAGGCGCAGTACGACCTGGACGACATCGTCTCCTCCTCCTTCGCCTCCTGGCAGGCGGACCCGGCCCGCCCGCACCTCGCCTAG
- a CDS encoding GtrA family protein, whose protein sequence is MTTATKTVPTSSVKQRLLAWVRELLQFGTVGGLAFVVDVGLFNLLQHGPTGVLAGHPNSANVASAAVATTFSWTMNRLWTYRGRTQENAAREAFLFVMGNLGGLVITQLCLLFTHHVLGRTSPLADNVAAYVVGFALGTAFRFLFYHYVVFTGKGRQAATKGA, encoded by the coding sequence GTGACCACCGCGACCAAGACCGTGCCCACCAGCTCCGTGAAGCAGCGGCTGCTGGCCTGGGTGCGGGAGCTGCTGCAGTTCGGGACGGTCGGTGGCCTGGCCTTCGTCGTCGACGTCGGGCTCTTCAACCTCCTGCAGCACGGACCCACCGGGGTACTGGCTGGCCACCCCAACAGCGCCAACGTGGCCTCAGCGGCGGTGGCCACCACCTTCTCCTGGACCATGAACCGCCTGTGGACCTACCGGGGCCGCACCCAGGAGAACGCGGCGCGCGAGGCCTTCCTCTTCGTGATGGGCAACCTCGGCGGCCTGGTGATAACGCAGCTGTGCCTGCTGTTCACCCACCACGTGCTGGGGCGCACCAGCCCGTTGGCGGACAACGTAGCCGCCTACGTCGTCGGCTTCGCCTTGGGCACGGCCTTCCGCTTCCTCTTCTACCACTACGTGGTGTTCACCGGAAAGGGCAGGCAGGCCGCCACCAAAGGCGCCTGA
- a CDS encoding VTT domain-containing protein: MTALATALTAGLSAALPLPALPAPALGPEWLDPANMISAFVGWVGPWAILGVMLVIFAETGLLVGFFLPGDSLLFTLGMFVAIGEADPSRGVPVHIWVAAPLMFLAAVLGNQCGYLIGRKAGPAVFNKPDSRFFKQEYVERTEVFFEKHGGKAITLAQFVPIVRTFTPVMAGVGRMHYLHFLGFNALGATFWGFGITWLGYLLGNIQWIQKNIDVMILVIVGISVLPMVLSALRSWLASRKQQAVVADAPQAGVADVDLQQS, from the coding sequence GTGACCGCACTTGCCACGGCCCTTACGGCCGGACTCTCCGCAGCCCTGCCCCTCCCCGCCCTGCCTGCCCCCGCCCTGGGGCCCGAGTGGCTGGACCCCGCCAACATGATCTCCGCCTTCGTGGGCTGGGTAGGTCCGTGGGCGATCCTGGGCGTGATGCTGGTGATCTTCGCGGAGACCGGCCTGCTGGTGGGCTTCTTCCTGCCCGGGGACTCCCTGCTGTTCACCCTGGGGATGTTCGTGGCCATCGGTGAGGCCGACCCTAGCCGTGGTGTGCCCGTGCACATCTGGGTGGCGGCGCCCCTGATGTTCCTGGCGGCTGTGCTGGGCAACCAGTGCGGGTACCTGATCGGCCGCAAGGCGGGCCCGGCGGTCTTCAACAAGCCTGACTCGCGCTTCTTCAAGCAGGAGTACGTGGAGCGCACCGAGGTCTTCTTTGAGAAGCACGGCGGCAAGGCCATCACCCTGGCCCAGTTCGTGCCGATCGTGAGGACCTTCACCCCGGTCATGGCGGGCGTGGGCCGTATGCACTACCTGCACTTCCTGGGCTTCAACGCCCTGGGGGCGACCTTCTGGGGCTTTGGTATCACCTGGCTGGGCTACCTGCTGGGCAACATCCAGTGGATCCAGAAGAACATCGACGTGATGATCCTGGTAATCGTGGGGATCTCCGTGCTGCCGATGGTCCTCTCCGCCCTGCGCAGCTGGCTGGCCTCCCGCAAGCAGCAGGCCGTGGTGGCCGACGCCCCGCAGGCCGGGGTGGCCGACGTCGACCTCCAGCAGTCCTGA